In Geminocystis sp. NIES-3709, a single genomic region encodes these proteins:
- a CDS encoding bifunctional 2-polyprenyl-6-hydroxyphenol methylase/3-demethylubiquinol 3-O-methyltransferase UbiG, producing the protein MNNQPEFSNDFSWNAESISSFWDEVSQEQRIAHLYFTKHYGKYITDLAKLAGLSSGSVLDYGAGKGYLSEYLLKEGYEVTGLEFSEQSSKRLNSEFQGFSNWKGCTYANDIPTPLEENRFSFVFSIETYEHLLEDWIEPYFNELYRLTKPGGKLLLTTPFNENLNNELIICPNCNSRFHHFQHLRSVTFEEIISCAEASDFSPIFCRAIDLSTVNRLPHWPNWRNLSFNSIAQWIKYKYSSTKDKVINRVFPDIYPVKSLVSGRHLVLIAEK; encoded by the coding sequence ATGAATAATCAACCTGAATTTTCAAATGATTTTTCTTGGAATGCCGAATCAATTTCATCATTTTGGGATGAAGTTTCACAAGAACAAAGGATAGCCCATCTTTATTTTACTAAACATTATGGAAAATATATTACTGATCTGGCAAAACTAGCCGGACTATCTTCTGGTTCGGTTTTAGATTACGGGGCTGGTAAAGGCTACCTCAGTGAATATCTGTTAAAAGAAGGTTATGAAGTTACAGGACTTGAGTTCAGTGAGCAGAGTAGTAAAAGATTAAACTCTGAATTTCAAGGTTTCTCAAATTGGAAAGGTTGCACCTATGCTAATGACATTCCCACTCCTCTTGAAGAAAATAGGTTTTCATTCGTGTTTAGTATAGAAACCTATGAGCATCTCTTAGAAGACTGGATAGAACCCTACTTTAATGAACTTTATCGCTTAACTAAGCCTGGAGGGAAACTCTTACTTACAACTCCCTTTAATGAAAATTTAAACAATGAATTAATAATCTGTCCTAATTGTAATTCTCGATTTCATCATTTTCAGCATCTTCGATCTGTTACTTTCGAGGAAATTATTTCTTGTGCCGAAGCGTCTGATTTTTCACCAATTTTCTGCCGAGCTATAGACTTATCAACTGTGAATCGTTTACCACATTGGCCTAATTGGCGTAATTTAAGTTTTAACTCTATAGCTCAATGGATTAAGTACAAGTATTCATCTACTAAAGATAAAGTCATAAATCGGGTTTTTCCAGACATCTATCCAGTAAAAAGTTTAGTTTCGGGAAGACATCTCGTGCTAATTGCCGAGAAGTAG
- a CDS encoding YggT family protein, translated as MDGITYLVINTVSNFIQLYLILIFVRILLSWFQTTDWASNIISFLAPVTDPYLNIFRSFIPPLGGIDFSAILAIFVLQLIPRILFSIVSVI; from the coding sequence ATGGATGGTATTACTTATTTAGTTATCAATACAGTGAGTAACTTTATTCAATTATATTTAATCCTAATTTTTGTGCGAATATTGTTAAGCTGGTTTCAAACTACCGATTGGGCTTCTAATATCATCTCATTTTTAGCCCCTGTAACTGACCCTTATCTTAACATTTTTCGTTCTTTCATACCCCCTTTAGGAGGTATTGATTTTTCAGCAATTCTTGCTATTTTTGTTTTACAGCTAATTCCCCGAATATTGTTTTCGATCGTCAGCGTAATTTAG
- a CDS encoding HAD-IA family hydrolase yields MTKQNQPKVIFLDAVGTIFGVKDSVGHIYTNLAKKYGVNQDANIINNSFHSAFKKSPPLAFETKNYEEIKLLEFKWWQTVTYNTFNECRSIEQFSNFEEFFKELYDHFKTAKPWFIYEEVIPMLNQWETQGIELGIISNFDTRIFDVLDNLELNKYFQTITISSLTGVAKPHPQIFLTALEKHNCKPENAWYIGDSIKEDYWGGKSVGIQCFWLNRSS; encoded by the coding sequence ATGACAAAACAAAATCAACCTAAAGTTATCTTTTTAGATGCTGTCGGAACAATTTTTGGTGTAAAAGATAGTGTAGGGCATATTTACACAAATTTAGCCAAAAAATATGGAGTAAATCAAGATGCAAATATTATCAATAACTCTTTTCATTCTGCATTTAAAAAATCTCCTCCCCTTGCTTTTGAAACAAAAAATTATGAAGAAATTAAATTATTAGAATTCAAATGGTGGCAAACCGTTACTTATAATACTTTTAATGAATGCAGATCGATCGAGCAATTTAGTAACTTTGAAGAATTTTTTAAGGAGCTTTATGATCATTTTAAAACTGCTAAACCTTGGTTTATTTATGAAGAAGTAATACCAATGTTAAATCAATGGGAAACACAAGGGATAGAATTAGGAATTATCTCTAATTTTGACACCCGTATTTTCGATGTTTTAGACAATTTAGAATTAAATAAATATTTTCAAACCATTACTATTTCTTCTCTGACAGGAGTCGCAAAACCTCATCCTCAAATTTTCTTAACTGCCCTAGAAAAACATAATTGTAAACCAGAAAATGCGTGGTATATTGGAGATAGTATTAAAGAAGATTATTGGGGAGGCAAATCCGTAGGAATACAATGTTTTTGGTTAAACCGATCAAGTTGA
- the gltS gene encoding sodium/glutamate symporter, translating into MTIIQLDVRQTIIIAILVLYLGKYLTKKNQFLQNFNIPDAVSGGVLASLIFGIFYGIFKVQVDFSLNIRDALLIVFFTTIGLSSKLKTLLQGGKPLLILLATAVSYLFLQNITGVAVASIMGLDKRLGLISGSVSLSGGHGTAIAWSPIFRDTYGIENALEIGIASATFGLVLGGIIGGPVARWLIMRNRLNTTNSQNTNLSISIKHGQRNIKIDYNTMLYCLLVLGVTIGIGLQINNLVALIGLKLPDFVSCLLAGIILTNTIPLIFKDFPWPADTPSLALVSDVSLGLFLAMSLMSLQLWTLAEIGSLIVILLLIQFIVCIVYSIFVVFPVMGKNYNAAVISAGYLGLALGATPTAIANMTAVTERFGASPQAFIIIPLVGAFFIDIVNAFVIQRFLNLIGSIS; encoded by the coding sequence ATGACTATCATTCAACTCGATGTACGTCAAACCATAATCATCGCTATTTTAGTTCTATATTTAGGAAAATATCTAACCAAAAAAAATCAATTTTTACAAAATTTTAATATTCCTGATGCAGTATCAGGAGGGGTTTTAGCTTCATTAATTTTTGGTATTTTTTATGGTATTTTTAAAGTTCAGGTAGATTTTAGTCTAAATATTCGTGATGCTTTACTGATTGTTTTTTTCACAACGATCGGACTTTCTTCTAAACTAAAAACTCTTTTACAAGGAGGAAAACCGTTATTAATTCTTTTAGCTACGGCGGTAAGTTATCTGTTTTTACAAAATATAACGGGAGTAGCCGTTGCCTCTATTATGGGGTTAGATAAGCGACTAGGATTGATTTCTGGCTCTGTTTCCTTGAGTGGTGGCCATGGTACGGCGATCGCATGGTCTCCTATTTTTCGGGATACCTACGGTATAGAGAATGCTTTAGAAATTGGTATTGCTAGTGCTACATTTGGCTTAGTTTTAGGTGGAATTATTGGTGGGCCTGTTGCTAGATGGTTAATCATGAGGAATCGACTTAATACTACAAATAGTCAAAACACTAATTTGAGTATCAGTATTAAGCATGGTCAGAGAAATATCAAGATTGACTATAACACGATGCTTTATTGTTTGTTAGTATTAGGTGTTACTATTGGTATCGGACTTCAAATTAATAATCTAGTTGCTTTGATTGGGTTAAAACTGCCTGATTTTGTCTCTTGTTTATTAGCTGGAATCATCCTCACAAATACAATACCATTGATATTTAAAGATTTTCCTTGGCCTGCAGATACACCATCTTTAGCCTTAGTTTCTGATGTTAGTTTGGGTTTATTTTTAGCAATGTCATTGATGAGTTTACAACTTTGGACATTAGCAGAAATAGGTAGTTTAATTGTCATACTATTGTTAATACAATTTATTGTGTGTATAGTTTATTCGATATTTGTAGTATTTCCTGTCATGGGTAAAAATTATAATGCGGCGGTTATTTCTGCTGGATACTTGGGATTGGCTTTAGGTGCAACTCCTACGGCGATCGCAAATATGACAGCCGTTACAGAAAGATTTGGTGCTTCACCTCAAGCATTTATTATTATTCCCTTAGTGGGTGCATTTTTTATTGATATTGTGAATGCCTTTGTCATTCAAAGATTTTTAAATTTGATCGGTTCAATAAGTTAA
- the grrP gene encoding extracellular substrate binding-like orphan protein GrrP, with protein sequence MMWKKLFVSSLMGLLLSTGIKPVMAGTVLENIAKSGVFNVGTPLNLVPYAYYNEENQLDGFSIDIVKLIHKQLEQELGRKIELNFVEVNSLQEGFPKMMTGEIDIACNTVFTWERDKHIDFTLRYTISGIRLLLPKGKIPSDTSFAKQKIGIPPQTFVRDAIKLAYPNAVFVEVASLQEGITALKDGKIDALGGDSILLDGLRQQVDKDGFEQFPPFTEPSLAQYGVACVVPENNSSFLNIANYSIAKMMEGYLVKDPEMTELFNKWIGANGVVDVVSEESIELFFKSNIVNHEQIPFPKQ encoded by the coding sequence ATGATGTGGAAAAAACTTTTTGTTAGTTCTTTAATGGGGTTATTGCTATCAACAGGCATAAAACCCGTCATGGCAGGTACTGTTTTAGAAAATATTGCTAAGTCTGGAGTTTTTAATGTCGGAACTCCTCTCAATTTAGTACCCTATGCTTATTACAATGAAGAAAATCAGCTAGATGGTTTTTCGATCGATATAGTAAAGTTAATTCATAAACAACTAGAACAAGAATTAGGGCGTAAAATTGAACTAAATTTTGTTGAAGTTAACTCTCTTCAAGAAGGATTTCCCAAAATGATGACAGGGGAAATTGACATAGCTTGTAATACTGTCTTTACATGGGAAAGAGATAAACATATAGACTTTACTCTTAGATATACCATTTCTGGGATTCGCCTATTACTTCCTAAAGGTAAAATTCCCAGTGATACTTCTTTCGCAAAACAAAAAATTGGTATTCCGCCTCAAACCTTTGTAAGAGATGCCATTAAATTGGCTTATCCTAATGCGGTATTTGTGGAAGTTGCCAGTTTACAAGAAGGAATAACAGCCTTAAAAGACGGAAAAATAGATGCTTTAGGAGGTGATAGCATTCTTTTAGATGGTTTGCGTCAACAGGTTGATAAAGATGGATTTGAGCAGTTTCCTCCCTTTACCGAACCTTCTCTGGCACAATATGGAGTAGCCTGTGTTGTACCTGAAAATAATTCTAGTTTCCTCAATATTGCTAATTATAGCATTGCTAAAATGATGGAGGGCTATCTGGTAAAAGATCCCGAAATGACCGAATTATTTAATAAGTGGATAGGTGCAAATGGTGTTGTTGATGTAGTTAGTGAAGAATCGATCGAACTATTTTTTAAGTCTAACATCGTCAATCATGAACAAATTCCCTTCCCCAAGCAGTAA
- the grrA gene encoding GrrA/OscA1 family cyclophane-containing rSAM-modified RiPP — MNIKNLTWLGFFLTLSSLTIASKTIAINPNNNSGEELNTIETRLNRIFEVLKINEQNLLESAENHPHKEISLRGFANGGGGFANRVGPGGFLNDNGGGGFLNNRGWGDGGGGFLNRR; from the coding sequence ATGAACATCAAAAATTTAACATGGTTAGGTTTTTTCTTAACTTTATCTAGTCTTACGATCGCATCAAAAACTATTGCAATTAATCCTAATAATAATTCTGGGGAAGAATTAAATACCATAGAAACTCGTTTAAATCGTATTTTTGAAGTGCTAAAAATAAACGAACAAAATTTATTAGAAAGTGCAGAAAATCATCCCCATAAGGAAATTTCTTTAAGAGGATTTGCTAATGGTGGTGGCGGTTTTGCTAATCGTGTAGGCCCCGGAGGTTTTTTAAATGATAATGGTGGTGGTGGCTTCCTGAATAATCGGGGTTGGGGAGACGGTGGTGGTGGATTTTTAAATCGTCGTTAA
- the grrA gene encoding GrrA/OscA1 family cyclophane-containing rSAM-modified RiPP: MNIKNLTWLGFFLALSSFTIVPKVMAIDINNTDNSGKELNNIENRLIRISESLKAREKELSESEFDLEQLNEILLGRFINGGRNWLNTPSVSFRNNRGPGAFVNSNRGGSGFLNQPRNFLNSRGWRDGGGFWNRGW, from the coding sequence ATGAACATCAAAAATTTAACATGGTTAGGTTTTTTCTTAGCTTTATCTAGTTTTACGATCGTGCCAAAAGTCATGGCAATTGACATTAATAATACTGATAATTCTGGAAAAGAATTAAATAATATAGAAAATCGTTTAATTCGCATTTCCGAAAGTCTTAAAGCTAGAGAAAAAGAATTATCAGAAAGTGAATTTGACTTGGAACAATTAAATGAAATATTATTAGGACGTTTTATCAATGGTGGTAGAAATTGGTTAAATACACCTTCTGTCAGTTTCCGTAATAATCGTGGGCCTGGTGCTTTTGTCAACAGTAATAGGGGAGGTAGTGGTTTTCTTAATCAACCTCGCAACTTTCTCAATAGTCGTGGTTGGAGAGATGGTGGTGGTTTTTGGAATCGTGGCTGGTAA
- a CDS encoding TRAP transporter large permease subunit — protein sequence MGFEWLAILMFVGFFFILMSGYPVAFSFAGTAFVFGIIGMLVGAFNPSRLLLLPNIWFGTMSNFTLLAIPFFVFLGAVLEKSGLAEELLETIGIIFSRIRGGLALAVVLVGTVLAATTGVVAATVIVMGMLSLPVMIRYGYDKQLASGVIVASGTLAQLIPPSLVLVILSDQIGVSVGDLFLGALIPGLMLSGSYILYILGLAIVKPEKVPALPADVVIPKGNKLVKQIFKAVVPPIILIFAVLGSIFFGIATPTEAGAVGAVGACLLAGLNKRLTPQLIKDASHSTAVITALVVMILFCSSLFSLVFDALGGKTLITNLLTGLPGGYVSFLIVSNLAIFALGVFLEFIEICFIAMPLFVPAAQALGIDMVWFGVVMAINLQTAFISPPVGFSLFYLQSVAPKEVSTFDIHKSAIPFMILQFIVLLIVIIFPQTVSWLINVSNIT from the coding sequence ATGGGCTTTGAATGGTTAGCCATCTTAATGTTTGTTGGCTTTTTCTTTATCTTAATGAGTGGGTATCCTGTCGCTTTTTCCTTCGCAGGTACAGCCTTTGTTTTTGGCATAATTGGGATGTTAGTGGGTGCATTTAATCCCAGTCGTTTGCTATTGTTACCAAATATCTGGTTTGGTACGATGTCTAATTTTACTCTCCTAGCTATCCCCTTTTTTGTATTTCTAGGAGCAGTTTTGGAAAAATCAGGATTAGCGGAAGAATTATTAGAAACCATCGGGATTATTTTCAGTCGTATTCGGGGAGGATTAGCCTTAGCCGTTGTTTTAGTTGGCACAGTATTAGCCGCTACCACTGGAGTTGTTGCCGCCACGGTAATCGTTATGGGGATGTTATCACTTCCTGTAATGATACGTTATGGTTATGATAAACAATTAGCATCAGGAGTTATAGTCGCTTCTGGTACTTTAGCTCAATTAATCCCTCCTAGTTTAGTCTTAGTGATTCTCAGTGATCAAATTGGCGTATCCGTAGGAGATTTATTTTTAGGGGCTTTAATACCGGGGTTAATGTTATCAGGGTCATATATACTTTATATTTTAGGATTAGCCATTGTCAAACCTGAAAAAGTACCGGCTTTACCCGCCGATGTAGTGATACCTAAAGGTAATAAATTAGTTAAACAAATCTTCAAAGCCGTTGTACCACCGATTATACTCATTTTCGCTGTATTAGGAAGTATCTTTTTTGGTATCGCTACCCCGACAGAAGCGGGTGCGGTTGGTGCGGTTGGTGCTTGTCTGTTAGCAGGGTTAAATAAACGTTTGACACCACAACTCATTAAAGATGCTTCTCATTCCACTGCCGTAATTACTGCTTTAGTGGTAATGATTTTATTTTGTTCTTCTTTATTTAGTTTAGTCTTTGATGCTTTAGGGGGTAAAACTTTAATTACCAATTTACTCACAGGCTTACCCGGCGGTTATGTTAGCTTTTTAATTGTCAGTAACTTAGCGATTTTTGCGTTGGGAGTTTTTCTGGAATTTATTGAAATTTGTTTTATTGCCATGCCTTTATTTGTACCAGCCGCTCAAGCTTTAGGTATTGATATGGTTTGGTTTGGGGTAGTAATGGCAATTAATTTACAAACTGCTTTTATTTCCCCTCCCGTGGGCTTTTCTTTATTTTATTTACAAAGTGTTGCCCCTAAAGAAGTTAGTACATTTGATATACACAAAAGTGCTATTCCGTTCATGATTTTGCAATTTATTGTGTTATTAATTGTGATTATTTTTCCTCAAACTGTAAGCTGGTTAATTAATGTTTCAAACATAACTTAA
- a CDS encoding TRAP transporter small permease subunit: MAQLKRISLIQKLLKISQIIDNFTDKLGWLSNWLVLLTVGVGFFNVVARYVGRFVGTQLSSNALLELQWYLFSLTFLFGFAYILRHGENVRVDFLYTNMSEKRQALIDFIGTILFLIPFCILGIWVTWNPVLQSWGLQNDGSWGNWEMSSDANGLPRAPIKTMIPVALLFLLLQSFSQAIKYLAVLLDYPAILDRLRLETSEHINIE, encoded by the coding sequence ATGGCTCAACTAAAAAGAATTTCTTTAATTCAAAAATTATTAAAAATTTCCCAAATAATTGACAATTTCACTGATAAATTGGGATGGCTTAGTAATTGGCTAGTATTACTCACTGTCGGCGTTGGTTTTTTCAATGTCGTTGCTCGTTATGTAGGACGCTTTGTCGGAACACAATTATCTAGTAATGCTCTACTAGAATTGCAATGGTATTTGTTTTCTCTTACTTTTTTATTCGGATTTGCTTATATTTTACGTCACGGGGAAAATGTACGGGTTGACTTTTTATATACGAATATGAGCGAAAAAAGACAGGCTTTAATTGATTTTATCGGCACAATTTTATTTTTAATTCCCTTTTGTATTCTCGGAATTTGGGTAACATGGAATCCTGTTTTGCAATCTTGGGGACTTCAAAATGACGGTAGTTGGGGAAATTGGGAAATGTCCTCTGATGCCAATGGATTACCTCGTGCGCCGATTAAAACGATGATTCCTGTGGCGTTATTATTCTTACTTTTACAAAGTTTTTCTCAAGCCATCAAATATTTAGCCGTCTTATTAGATTATCCAGCAATATTAGATCGCTTACGTTTAGAAACATCAGAACATATTAACATCGAATAA
- a CDS encoding TRAP transporter substrate-binding protein produces the protein MKRRNIIKSLSQGAIAATTVGIVGGCQKAQNQGVNIDTNNLPTVNWQMATSWPLSLDTIFGGAKVLADRVKSLTNGKFIIEPRAAGEIAPGLEVLNVVSQGAVQCGHTAAYYYIGKSPAVAFGTGLPFGLTAQQQNAWLYEGGGLTKLQEIYATKFNVIQFPAGNTGAQMGGWFRKEVNSINDLQGLKMRIPGLGGQVMAKLGVTVQNLPGGEIFQALQTGAIDAAEWVGPYDDEKLGLNKVAKYYYYPGWWEPGPTLEVQINLDEWKKLPPQYQSVLQTAAVESNVTMLARYDARNNEALERLLQAGVQLRPYSQEILDAAEKASFALYDEFSGKDVDFKTVYEQWKTFRNRIYAWNNLNEGSFSRHIYNKLS, from the coding sequence ATGAAACGTCGTAATATTATTAAGAGTCTATCTCAAGGTGCGATCGCTGCTACCACTGTGGGTATTGTGGGAGGATGTCAAAAAGCTCAAAATCAGGGAGTAAATATCGATACTAACAATTTACCAACTGTAAACTGGCAAATGGCAACCAGTTGGCCTCTTTCTTTAGACACTATCTTTGGAGGTGCAAAAGTTTTAGCAGATCGAGTAAAAAGTCTTACCAATGGTAAATTTATTATAGAACCTCGTGCTGCTGGGGAAATAGCCCCCGGATTAGAAGTTTTAAACGTAGTTTCTCAGGGTGCCGTGCAATGTGGACATACTGCCGCTTACTATTATATTGGGAAAAGTCCAGCCGTAGCTTTTGGTACAGGTTTACCCTTCGGTTTGACAGCACAACAACAGAATGCTTGGTTATACGAAGGGGGAGGTTTGACAAAGTTACAGGAAATTTACGCTACTAAGTTTAATGTGATTCAATTTCCTGCAGGAAATACAGGGGCACAGATGGGAGGTTGGTTTCGTAAAGAAGTTAATAGCATCAATGACTTACAGGGCTTAAAAATGCGGATTCCGGGGTTAGGAGGTCAAGTTATGGCAAAATTAGGAGTAACAGTGCAAAATCTTCCGGGTGGTGAAATTTTTCAAGCGTTACAAACAGGTGCGATCGATGCGGCAGAATGGGTTGGACCTTATGATGATGAAAAGCTAGGATTAAACAAGGTAGCAAAATACTATTATTATCCCGGATGGTGGGAACCAGGACCAACTTTAGAGGTACAAATTAATTTAGATGAATGGAAAAAATTACCTCCCCAATATCAAAGTGTATTACAAACTGCGGCGGTGGAGTCTAATGTCACCATGTTAGCCCGTTATGATGCTCGTAATAATGAGGCTTTAGAGCGTTTATTACAAGCAGGAGTACAATTACGCCCTTACAGTCAGGAAATTTTAGACGCCGCAGAAAAGGCATCCTTTGCTTTATATGATGAATTTTCGGGTAAAGATGTTGATTTTAAGACAGTTTATGAGCAATGGAAAACTTTTCGGAATCGTATTTATGCTTGGAATAATCTTAATGAAGGTAGTTTTAGTCGTCATATCTACAATAAGTTAAGTTAA
- the grrM gene encoding cyclophane-forming radical SAM/SPASM peptide maturase GrrM/OscB, with amino-acid sequence MSIVTSKPVINFKNTANFGPISLIIIQPNSFCNLDCDYCYLPDRHLQNKLSLDLIDPIFKSIFTSPFLGCDFGVCWHAGEPLTMPVSFYKSAFQLIEEANTKYNKSEYSFYHSYQTNGTLINQGWCDLWQEYPVHVGVSIDGPAFLHDVHRKNRKGGNSHDLTMRGIRYLQKNNIPYNTISVITEESLNYPDEMFNFFAENEIYDLAFNMEETEGVNELTSLNGIEIEHKYSQFIKRFWQLVTESKLPFIVREFEILISLIYSGNRLTNTDMNKPFVIVNFDYQGNFSTFDPELLSVKTDKYGDFIFGNVLKDSLESICETEKFKTIYKDINDGVKLCSDNCSYFGICGGGAGSNKYWENGTFASMETQACRYRIKILTDVLVSTIENSLGL; translated from the coding sequence ATGTCGATCGTAACATCTAAACCTGTTATTAATTTTAAAAATACCGCTAATTTTGGTCCTATTTCCTTAATAATTATTCAACCAAATTCTTTTTGTAACTTAGACTGTGATTACTGTTATTTGCCCGATCGACATCTACAAAATAAGTTATCTTTAGACTTAATTGATCCTATTTTTAAAAGTATATTTACAAGTCCTTTTTTGGGATGTGATTTTGGTGTTTGTTGGCACGCAGGAGAACCTTTAACAATGCCAGTTTCTTTCTATAAATCTGCTTTTCAATTAATAGAAGAAGCCAACACAAAATATAATAAAAGTGAGTATTCTTTTTATCATTCTTATCAAACTAATGGTACTTTAATTAATCAAGGATGGTGTGATCTTTGGCAAGAATATCCTGTTCATGTGGGAGTTAGTATTGATGGGCCTGCCTTTTTACACGATGTCCACAGAAAAAATCGCAAAGGCGGAAATTCCCATGATTTAACTATGCGAGGAATCCGTTATTTACAAAAAAATAATATTCCTTATAACACTATTTCTGTTATTACTGAAGAATCATTAAATTATCCTGATGAAATGTTTAATTTTTTTGCAGAGAATGAAATTTATGATCTTGCTTTTAACATGGAAGAAACGGAAGGAGTAAACGAATTAACTTCTTTAAATGGCATAGAAATAGAGCATAAATATTCTCAATTTATTAAACGTTTTTGGCAATTAGTAACAGAAAGTAAATTGCCTTTTATTGTTAGGGAATTTGAAATTTTAATTAGCTTAATTTATAGTGGTAATAGATTAACTAATACTGATATGAACAAGCCTTTTGTCATTGTTAACTTTGATTATCAAGGTAATTTTTCTACTTTTGATCCAGAATTGTTATCCGTAAAAACTGATAAATATGGAGATTTTATCTTCGGTAATGTCTTAAAAGATAGCCTTGAATCTATCTGCGAAACAGAAAAATTTAAAACTATTTATAAAGATATAAATGATGGAGTCAAATTATGTTCAGATAATTGTAGTTATTTTGGTATTTGTGGCGGTGGTGCAGGTAGTAATAAGTATTGGGAAAATGGCACTTTTGCTTCTATGGAAACTCAAGCCTGTCGCTATCGTATCAAAATATTAACTGATGTGTTGGTTAGTACGATCGAAAATTCTCTCGGTTTATAA
- a CDS encoding diguanylate cyclase domain-containing protein, which yields MNQLHKYKSNILLIDDLSDNLQLLSELLLLGYNVSSVTCETILEKTFKVKSVDVILVNINTPKINCYQICEIIQSYNLNIPIILLVSLDDVFDKIKAFQCGVVDYITRPFPIDEVVIKLETQLTIKKQTHFLEQEIKKRKNIEEILHNSRALILSVLNSSKNAIAAFQSVRQQKTKEIKDFRCIVVNPIFVKLFNCNPNDIIGKLGFKNLIAQINKDLFDDIVKVVETGQSLEKDLYHPSGESCWYQFVIVKLEDGFAITVRDITVSKKFEIQLQAMANLDGLTQIANRRCFDEYLNKEWLKHLEQQKPLTLIMIDIDYFKLYNDYYGHQEGDECIYRVAQGIAMIKRPTDLVARYGGEEFAVILPSTKIEDGLMIADLIQSTISSFEIPHEKSKISSYVTLSIGISSLIPNLDTISKDLIAKADKALYEAKNQGRDRIVSD from the coding sequence ATGAATCAGTTACACAAATATAAAAGTAATATTCTATTAATTGACGATTTATCAGACAATTTACAGTTACTAAGTGAATTATTGTTATTAGGTTATAACGTTAGTAGTGTTACTTGTGAAACTATCCTAGAAAAAACCTTTAAAGTCAAATCTGTGGATGTTATTTTAGTAAATATTAATACTCCTAAAATTAATTGTTATCAAATTTGCGAAATTATCCAAAGTTATAACCTGAATATTCCTATTATTTTGCTTGTTAGTTTAGATGATGTTTTTGATAAAATCAAAGCCTTTCAATGTGGTGTGGTAGATTATATTACTAGACCTTTTCCGATAGATGAAGTGGTGATAAAATTAGAAACTCAATTAACGATAAAAAAACAGACACATTTTTTAGAACAAGAAATAAAAAAAAGAAAAAATATAGAAGAAATATTACATAATTCTCGGGCTTTAATTCTAAGTGTTCTCAATAGTTCCAAGAATGCGATCGCTGCATTTCAGTCCGTAAGACAGCAAAAAACGAAAGAAATCAAAGATTTTCGTTGTATAGTAGTTAATCCTATTTTCGTTAAACTGTTTAATTGTAATCCAAATGATATTATTGGGAAACTCGGATTTAAAAATTTAATTGCACAAATAAACAAAGATCTTTTTGATGATATTGTCAAAGTGGTAGAAACAGGACAATCTTTAGAGAAAGATTTATACCATCCTTCAGGAGAAAGTTGTTGGTATCAATTTGTGATTGTTAAATTAGAAGATGGTTTTGCGATTACAGTAAGAGATATTACCGTTAGTAAAAAATTTGAAATTCAACTCCAAGCTATGGCTAATTTAGATGGATTAACTCAAATTGCTAATCGTAGATGTTTCGATGAATATTTAAACAAAGAATGGTTAAAACATCTTGAACAACAAAAACCTCTGACTTTGATTATGATTGATATTGACTATTTTAAACTTTATAATGATTATTATGGTCATCAAGAGGGAGATGAGTGTATTTATCGAGTTGCTCAAGGTATTGCGATGATTAAACGTCCGACGGATTTAGTTGCGCGTTATGGAGGAGAGGAATTTGCCGTAATTTTACCAAGTACTAAAATTGAGGATGGATTGATGATAGCTGATTTGATTCAGAGTACTATTTCCTCTTTTGAAATACCCCACGAAAAATCTAAAATAAGTTCTTATGTTACTTTAAGTATTGGTATTTCTTCTTTAATTCCTAATCTTGATACTATCTCAAAAGATTTAATTGCTAAGGCAGATAAAGCATTATATGAAGCCAAAAATCAAGGACGAGATCGCATAGTTTCTGATTAG